Part of the Vigna radiata var. radiata cultivar VC1973A chromosome 11, Vradiata_ver6, whole genome shotgun sequence genome is shown below.
AGATTGACAAGAAAACTCCCAGGGAAAGGACGGATTGGCACAAAGTGTAAAGAAGAGTCCTGGATTTCAAGACCACCAACGTTTTCATCATCCTTAAGAACAGATAGGAAGCTTGAATCTGTGTATATTCGAAATGCTGAGTACCATATTGTTTGTGGTGTGAAGTTATATTTGTGAAATCTAANCTCGTAGAGCCAGTCCTCGAAATCAGCACCTTCGACTACACCAAGAGATTCAGCCATCTTTTGTGCTATTTTTACTGCCAAACCATGAACAGCTTCTCCATATTCCTCCATTGTTTGCCTAGGAGGAGGAAGATATTATCAGCAACACTTCACACTTTACAAGACTCTCAATTAAGTGTAAAACCATCATTAACCTCTACTTTGAAAGTGCCGAGAttttccaaaaaagaaaaggataacaGAAATTGGTTCcaagaaagagagagatgaagaaagaaagcaaACCTTTGTTGAGGAGAGACATGAAGTTGAGAACAGAAATTGTGCATAGATTGTGATGAAGAGATGTCATAGATTCCTATAGCCTCGTAATAAGGGAGGAGTAGAGTTGGTCCGACGTAACCACCACCAGAAATGGCTTCTTTGTTGCGTTTCTTGGCCTCCAAAGGAAGATCATGCAGAGCTTCAACCACCTTCTCCATGTCAGCCACTAGGGTTGGAGGAATAGAGTGGTTGATGATCCGGAAAGAACCCAATCTTTCACATGCTTCTCTTAGTTTCTCTAACTCTTCTTTCTCACAAATTTTCTCCATATCAATCACTACTGGGAAATTCTCCGCCATAGGTAGGGACTACACTTACACACGTATATTCTCACTTTctttatatagatatttttagttaattttttttttatattagttttttttcttatatattttatattttccgTGGTAGGGGCCATATCTGCATGTCATTGTTTGCTCTCTATGAAGGTAAATGGTGGGTTCTCTTTTCCTTATTACTTAATATAAGggataaaataactataaaaaattaaacttttgtatttgtaaaaacAAAGTGTGATAAAGGATAATATCTTATGGatataaaaatttgttggttgtaaaaacatttttttttatactcatATGTTCAGCAATTTATGttgaaaaattagtttatggaaaaatttattttgtaaattgtaATGGAAGCATATCtattataaaagagaaaaataataatgctaTGACAAAGTTATTCACTTTAATACTGATCAAATGATACTTGTGGTTccaataatgattttatttaaccAATGACATtgtatcattttataaattaatgacTTAACATCACACATCAATGACACGACACAATGTGAAATGAATGTGTTACTAGGGTCTAACGGAAGACTGGTTGTGTCTTTTTCTAAGAGAAATTCTCCCTGCATCTTCAGGTATTCTTCCTGTACCTTTAACTTTTTCAGATTGCCCTTGTGACTGTTTGCATGTGTGtacaacaatataaaaaaaaggttaaactACTCCCTTGGTCTcaatatttgtatgaaaatccgagtttggtcctcaagttttgaactgtctcaattggatcatatgttttgtaaaaatgcatacATTTTACTCTAACCGTTAATTGTCTCAAACGGCATTAACTTAAGCTGAGttgtattttatcttttatccaTGTGGCTTTGTGCACTAAAATTTGATGGCTCTTGTGTTTTATCTAGGTGGATGACCAAACCCTAATATTTAAGGGCATCCCCTGTCTTCGAAACTATATTTTGGTGTTGGGGAAGAAGAGGTTTTTCTTTCGTCTTGGGGAAGAAGAGGTCGCCAAGCAGTATGGTGTTTAGGTGTTGGTAAGGATATGTCTCGATCATCAACCTCTTGTAAATGTTTGGGTTTAGCCATGCAACATAGTAGTGAGAGTCTTAGGAGGTTGGGTTCAAAACCAACATGCTTCTGTGGTCAGAATGTTGTGTTTCGTATTGTGAGAACCCCTAAAAACAAGGGGAAAAAATTCTAGGGTTGCCCTAACTTCAAGGTGAGGTTTACATAAGCATAAATCTTTGTCTATTTATTTGGATTTTTACGAAGGAGTGTGTGTTGTTGTTGAACAGGGTGGGATTGAAGAATTAGTTGGCTGCAACTTCTTTGAGTGGTGCATTGAATAAGGAAATGAAGGAGTGGTAGTGTAAGAAATGAAGAAGTAGGTGTGATGAGCATGGAGCACAGTGTGCTACAGATGGAAGAAACTTATGGTGAAAAGATGAGAATGACTTTTATAGAGAAAAATTTAGTTAAGTTGGAAAAGTGGTTGAAATTCTTAGTGGGGATGTTCTTTGTGATATTTGTTTTGAATGTAATTGTATTAGTAATGTTGCTGAAACTTGGTTGAAACTTGTATTAGCAATGTTATTTAGTTTCAAGTAATGAAAGTTGGCTTTTATGTAATGtgtcttttatttatgaaagtTAGTTATTACAGTGATAATGTgtctgatttaattttttttaattatattggtAATTTAAGTGGAAAAGAAACATGATAAAGTAAGGACCAAAAGATCATGACTGATAACAAAATTGGGCAATAATCACTGCCATAACCAAAATCACAACTTACTTGAGCTGTGAATCTAGATCTTGACCAAAACCTGCAAcagaagaaggaagaaactaGGTTATCATACATGACATATTGAAATGTGCATGTGGCAGCCCTCCACATCAAATTCTTCAATATTTGACCAGTAAACCACTTCCTGAAGTTAGCATAAAGGTGTCTGATGCagaatcttttttctttcttaggcaAAAGCTCTTCAATAGCTTGTACCAACCCCTGGAAAcatcaatattttaatcaaacatacataaagcataaagtaaaaagaataaaataatgtaagtaGTGCATGTACCTTTTGTTGATCAGACATCCACGTGCACGCTCCACGTATTTCATTACTCCCAAGGTCTTCAACCAATAATTGCAAAAACCAACTCCAActatctttattttcaacttcaacTACTGTATATGCAAGGGGTAGCATTTGGTCATTTGGATCCCTACCAACAGCGGTAAGCAGCTCTCCCTTATATAGACCTTTCAAAAAACAGCCATCTAAACAAATGATGGGCCTATAACTCATAAAATTGTCCTTACATGCTTTGAGACAAACATAAATTCTTTCAAAGATGGCCTCACCATTATCACTGTTCACTTTAATCTTTACCGTTGACCCTGGGTTACTTCTCAAGACCTCATGTCCGTAGTCATGAATCCTTCTAAATTGCTCTTTAAAATCTCCTTCACGTTCATTTGTTGCCATTAACTTGGCCCTTCTTGCTTTGGAAATTGATACATTGGTGTTCCATTTCCTTAGTGTTTTATTACGTATAACTTGTACCTTTATACTTGGATTATCATGCAACGACTTATCTATTTCATGACTTAACCACTTATTATTTGTCATTTTAATATTCAGTTGCCTACTGCAAGCATGAGTATCAACAATCTTCCTTAACTGCCAAATCTTTCTTGTTGGCAAATATCCACAGTAAGCTACCCATGGGCACTTTTTTTGCCCACCCATGCATCTCACCCGAACCCTACATTTATCATTCTTTACAAACTTAAGATCCCTCCCAGTATGAATAGCATAACTTCTAATAGCTTCCTTAAAATCCTCCTTATCATTAAATATAGTACCAACTTCTGATTTATAATCTGTCattgactttttctttccaaatgtAGGAAAGGGACATCGGCTTGGTTTGTCTGCACTGTCATCCTCCTCACTACCATTATCTTCTAGAGTTAACAGCTTTTCAGACTCCAAATCATCATCAGACAACCCCCTACCACTGTCTTCCACCCTGTAATCTTCATCACTGTCCTCCAAAGAATCCACTTGCACTTCTTCCTCATTGTTTTCTACTTTCTCCAAAGGAtccacttcatcttcttcctcactgtTTTCTACTTCTTCCAAGGAATCCACTTGAACTTCTTGTTTAACGTCCACTACATTCACTTCCTCCACCTCCATTGTACCCAGTTCATTCACCTCCAGTGCACCAACTTCCTCCACCTCCATTGCACCCACTTCCTCAACCTCAACTGCACCAACTTCCTCCACCTCAACTGTACCAACTTCCTCCACCTCCAGGGCACCCTCTTCGTTAACCTCCACCACACCGTGTATCTCAACCTTCACTTCATCATGTGTCTCCAACTTATCACCACAGTCAACAGGACGTTCCACAACATCCTTTTCCATCTGAACTTCTTCCTCCCATTTCCTTCTACACCAGCCTCAACCCCACTACCCTCACCAGTTTCTGAAGGCCCTTGGcaaaggtaaagaatttcattctcattctcattttctACAACCTCTGGTTCGCTAACTTTATGCACAACATATAAGTCCACTTTCCCCAAACATTTAGCCACTTTCATCATATTCATAACTCCTCTGTCGTCATATAGGTCATGTAAAATATGTTGAATACTGTAAACTAACTCTTCTACTTCCATGTAACCCATTTCTTTAATTGAACCAACTACTCTAAAATAACTTCATGTGTCGAGGTCAATGTCCCAAGAAGATATCTCCCCACCTATATACTTAAAGGGAACCACGTCCTTTATCAAGGTCTCACCATGGTGGACCACCACCTCAAACCTATCGTCACACATCCCAAACCCTACCCTGCAAATGGAAAGGGGGACCACTTTCATAAATTAACACCCATGGGACCAATTTCAACACCCAACACAACTACTTTTTCAATAAGCACCCAATTTGCgacaaataaaatcatattttaagtaatttcacccattaaaaaacaaacacacaatCCACTTATTAAACACGACAAACATCATGAATCAATGACAAACATTTAATAATGCGATCAATAACTAAGAACACTAACCTCACGAAACAAGGTCGTCGACGAACCACGAAGCTGGATTGCTGAAGCTGGTTGTTGAACCCTAAATTTGTGGATTGTTGAAGGTGCTTGATGAACCCTAAATCGCCCAAAAAATCTCAATCGCAAATTTTACCCAAATTTGCTTTTGACCAAAATTACTTCATTTAAttaccccaaattcaatttttattttaatcctaaCTTTACTAAATTCCAcgtcataattaattatttttttaatacaatacaGTGTCAGcacagccaaaacgttacaactcatcaaatatttatcaattggGCAGCTCTGCCATTAGCAAAACTAACGCCATAAGAAAAAAGGACTAACTtccacagtttttgcaaaaagtaagaccttaatgaactttttaaaaaagaaaaacgactttgaacaaaccttaaaaaaaaagagaccaaaatagatattaaaccctTTCTTAAACTTCAAgtaactttaataaatttatttttcttactttttgtattatttattattatcggTAGCTCTTCCTCGTATTCTTCTCGTATCTTCATTAAACcactattataaaataatcttaactTATAACTAAGTAATTGTTTTCCTAAtcattaactttaatttaaataagtcataatttcaaaaaaaataatcaaattttaactataatcatattattattttcttttttatttttttaactttttgcaccaaaattttattaagtaatttcttttatggaaataaagatatattttaaatttatttttcaaaaaatataacactAGAAAAATATCTTACTAtgataaatatttctattttagaatatatatatatatatatatatatatatatatatatatatatatatatatatatatatatatatatatatatatatatatatatatatNNNNNNNNNNNNNNNNNNNNNNNNNNNNNNNNNNNNNNNNNNNNNNNNNNNNNNNNNNNNNNNNNNNNNNNNNNNNNNNNNNNNNNNNNNNNNNNNNNNNNNNNNNNNNNNNNNNNNNNNNNNNNNNNNNNNNNNNNNNNNNNNNNNNNNNNNNNNNNNNNNNNNNNNNNNNNNNNNNNNNNNNNNNNNNNNNNNNNNNNNNNNNNNNNNNNNNNNNNNNNNNNNNNNNNNNNNNNNNNNNNNNNNNNNNNNNNNNNNNNNNNNNNNNNNNNNNNNNNNNNNNNNNNNNNNNNNNNNNNNNNNNNNNNNNNNNNNNNNNNNNNNNNNNNNNNNNNNNNNNNNNNNNNNNNNNNNNNNNNNNNNNNNNNNNNNNNNNNNNNNNNNNNNNNNNNNNNNNNNNNNNNNNNNNNNNNNNNNNNNNNNNNNNNNNNNNNNNNNNNNNNNNNNNNNNNNNNNNNNNNNNNNNNNNNNNNNNNNNNNNNNNNNNNNNNNNNNNNNNNNNNNNNNNNNNNNNNNNNNNNNNNNNNNNNNNNNNNNNNNNNNNNNNNNNNNNNNNNNNNNNNNNNNNNNNNNNNNNNNNNNNNNNNNNNNNNNNNNNNNNNNNNNNNNNNNNNNNNNNNNNNNNNNNNNNNNNNNNNNNNNNNNNNNNNNNNNNNNNNNNNNNNNNNNNNNNNNNNNNNNNNNNNNNNNNNNNNNNNNNNNNNNNNNNNNNNNNNNNNNNNNNNNNNNNNNNNNNNNNNNNNNNNNNNNNNNNNNNNNNNNNNNNNNNNNNNNNNNNNNNNNNNNNNNNNNNNNNNNNNNNNNNNNNNNNNNNNNNNNNNNNNNNNNNNNNNNNNNNNNNNNNNNNNNNNNNNNNNNNNNNNNNNNNNNNNNNNNNNNNNNNNNNNNNNNNNNNNNNNNNNNNNNNNNNNNNNNNNNNNNNNNNNNNNNNNNNNNNNNNNNNNNNNNNNNNNNNNNNNNNNNNNNNNNNNNNNNNNNNNNNNNNNNNNNNNNNNNNNNNNNNNNNNNNNNNNNNNNNNNNNNNNNNNNNNNNNNNNNNNNNNNNNNNNNNNNNNNNNNNNNNNNNNNNNNNNNNNNNNNGCCAGTCCTCGAAATCAGCACCTTCGACTACACCAAGAGATTCAGCCATCTTTTGTGCTATTTTTACTGCCAAACCATGAACAGCTTCTCCATATGCCTCCATTGTTTGCCTAGGAGGAGCAAGATATTATCAGCAACACTTCACACTTTACAAGACTCTCAATTAAATGTAAAACCATCATTAACCTCTACTTTGAAAGTGCCGAGAttttccaaaaaagaaaaggattacAGAAATTGGTTCcaagaaagagagaaatgaCGAAAGAAAGCAAACCTTTGTTGAGGAGAGACATGAAGCTGAGAACAGAAATTGTTCATAGATTGTGATGAAGAAATGTCATAGATTCCTGTAGCCTCGTAATAAGGGATGAATAGAGTTGGTCCGACGTAACCACCACCAGAAATGGCTTCTGTGTGGCGTTTCTTGACCTCCAAAGGAAGATCATGCAGAGCTTCAACCACCTTCTCCATGTCAGCCACTAAGGTTGGAGGAATAGAGTGGTTGATGATCCTGAAAGAACCCAATCTTTCACATGCTTCTCTTAGTTTCTTTAACTCTTCTTCCTCACAAATTTTCTCCATATCAATCACTACTGGGAAATTCTCCGCCATAGGTAGGGACTACACTTGCACACTTACACACCTATATTCTCACTTTctttatatagatatttttagttaattttttttatattagttttttttcttatatttcatatttttcgtGGTAGGGGCCATATCTGCATGTTATTGTTTGCTCTCTATGAAGGTAAAGGGTGggttctcttttcctttttacttaatataagggataaaataattataaaaaattcaacttttgtatttgtaaaaacAAAGGTTAATAAAGGATAATATCTGATGGATATGAAAATTTGTTGGttgtaaaaacatattttttttatatgttcagcaatttatgttgaaaattttttcacttatatat
Proteins encoded:
- the LOC106776700 gene encoding uncharacterized protein LOC106776700, which encodes MEKDVVERPVDCGDKLETHDEVKVEIHGVVEVNEEGALEVEEVGTVEVEEVGAVEVEEVGAMEVEEVGALEVNELGTMEVEEVNVVDVKQEVQVDSLEEVENSEEEDEVDPLEKVENNEEEVQVDSLEDSDEDYRVEDSGRGLSDDDLESEKLLTLEDNGSEEDDSADKPSRCPFPTFGKKKSMTDYKSEVGTIFNDKEDFKEAIRSYAIHTGRDLKFVKNDKCRVRVRCMGGQKKCPWVAYCGYLPTRKIWQLRKIVDTHACSRQLNIKMTNNKWLSHEIDKSLHDNPSIKVQVIRNKTLRKWNTNVSISKARRAKLMATNEREGDFKEQFRRIHDYGHEVLRSNPGSTVKIKVNSDNGEAIFERIYVCLKACKDNFMSYRPIICLDGCFLKGLYKGELLTAVGRDPNDQMLPLAYTVVEVENKDSWSWFLQLLVEDLGSNEIRGACTWMSDQQKGLVQAIEELLPKKEKRFCIRHLYANFRKWFTGFGQDLDSQLK
- the LOC106777502 gene encoding 2-oxoglutarate-dependent dioxygenase DAO-like; translated protein: MAENFPVVIDMEKICEKEELEKLREACERLGSFRIINHSIPPTLVADMEKVVEALHDLPLEAKKRNKEAISGGGYVGPTLLLPYYEAIGIYDISSSQSMHNFCSQLHVSPQQRQTMEEYGEAVHGLAVKIAQKMAESLGVVEGADFEDWLYEXRFHKYNFTPQTIWYSAFRIYTDSSFLSVLKDDENVGGLEIQDSSLHFVPIRPFPGSFLVNLGDIARVWSNGRFRNVQQRVLCKEGSKRLSIGTLILGPKNRNVQAPEELVNHDHPRLYQPFPYEDYRNLKVYKMCDTDQTLELFRLA
- the LOC106776701 gene encoding 2-oxoglutarate-dependent dioxygenase DAO-like, whose amino-acid sequence is MAENFPVVIDMEKICEEEELKKLREACERLGSFRIINHSIPPTLVADMEKVVEALHDLPLEVKKRHTEAISGGGYVGPTLFIPYYEATGIYDISSSQSMNNFCSQLHVSPQQRQTMEAYGEAVHGLAVKIAQKMAESLGVVEGADFEDWVGFGMCDDRFEVVVHHGETLIKDVVPFKYIGGEISSWDIDLDT